Genomic DNA from Paenibacillus borealis:
CCTATGCTGCGGATGATGGCGCCGTTCGCTTTATTCCTCTATGTTCAGGCTCCGCTGCAGGTTGCCCTTCAGGCAATGGACCGCCCGGGCAAGGCACTGATCAATACGCTGATTGGTGCAGTCGTCAAGATTCTGCTGATCCTGCTGCTCGCCTCCCGGCCGGAGTACGGGATACAAGGAGCCATCGTCGCCATTATTGTCAACAGCCTCCTCGTAACCATGCTGCATGGATACAGTGTTATCCGGCTCACAGCCATGTCCTTAAGATGGTCGGATCCGGTCAAAATCATAGCGGCTACGATCATCATGGCCGCTGGAATGTCGTATGTCTACACCTCAGTTCCCGTCTCCCCGTCACAGTGGATACAGTTTCTGGCTGCCGCTGCCTGCGGGATGGGAGTGTACTTTAGCATCTGCCTGTTATCCGGGCTGATCTCCAGGCGTGATCTGGAGCGTGTGCCCTTCTTCAAACGCTGGCGCAATTAGTGGTTACCGGCGGCTGATCGGGTCAATATAAATCTGCCCTTTATGATCAATCGAGCATAGGAAGACATCGCGGAAATCGGAGACGCCCTTCTGACGGATCTGCGTTCTAAGCCAAAATCTGTTCTTGCCGATCATCTCCAGGTTGCCGTCCTGCACCTTCCCGTCCATAATCAGCGGGATCGGCAGCCCCTCGTAGCGGATTTTATGCTTCGGAAGCTTAACTTTACCGGAACTGTCCGATTTGCCCGATTTTTTTGAGTTGTCTGATTTGTTTGATTTGTCTGACTTATCTGAACCTCCGGAGCTCTCCTGGCCTCCGCTGTTCTGCTCTTTCTGCTCAGCGCTTGAACTGCTGTTTCCGGTCTGATTGGACGAGGATACACCTTTATTCTTCTCAATCACGGTGAGCTGCCCGCTTGTTTCAAGAATGGCAAACTCTACATCTGCCGGACTGTCTATGTTCTGCCCGCGCAGCTGCAGCAGCAGATCATCAATGTTATATCTTTGTTTACGCATTTCGCCCCGGTGGAGCTTACCGTCCGAGATGAGGATACTCGGCTTGCCATCCACCAGCAGGCGCAGCTTCCGGCTCTTCAGACTAAGCTGTGCGACCAATACCTGAATCAGAACCAGTGTTGCCATAGGCACGAACCCGTCATAGATGGGCCGCTCGATATCTTCAATTACAAACACAGCGATCTCAGCAATCATTATGGAAATCGTGAGGTCAAAAACAGACAATTTGCCGATCTCCCGTTTGCCCATGATCCGCATACTCAGGAAAATGAAGATATACATCAGCACGGTCAGAAAGATGTGGGCAGTAATATGCTGGAACAACATATTCTCTTCGCTCCCCTTCCGCTTCTCACCCGGCGGCTTATGACCGTACGGGCGGAGTAATGTACCCCTATTCTGACCTGCCTGCCAAGGGAACATTCGGAAGCCTGCTGATTAATTACTGGTAAAAGTCCAGTCTGCCATTCTTGTACTATTGGGGCAAGCCTTCCCATACAATAATTAGTACCAGCTCAAAGCACAGGAAGTATCGCAAACAAAGAGGGCAAGTGCTGACAAAACTTTTAGGAGGTTTTACCATGTCGTTAATCAGGCGTCTATTCTCATGGAAAATATCTAGTCCTGTATTATCGGGTTTATGCCGGTCGTTCCTGTGGATGCTGCTGGGCGCGTTCGTCCTCTCCCTGTTGCTCTGGGGCAGCGGACTGCAGGAACAGGATCTGACCATGTACACCTATATTGTACACGGCATAGCTGCCGCTTTCGGAGGTTTGACTGCAGGGAGCCGGGCTTCAAGTAAAGGCTGGTATCAGGGAGGTCTCACTGGTGCATTCTATGGATTGATTGTTCTGCTGATCGGATTTTTGGCTCTGGACAGCGCACCCGAAGGGATTGATTTCCTGTGGGTGCTTGCTGCAGCAGGCATTGGTGCACTCGGGGGAATATTTGGGGTTAATTTGCAAAAATCCTAA
This window encodes:
- a CDS encoding YetF domain-containing protein, which produces MFQHITAHIFLTVLMYIFIFLSMRIMGKREIGKLSVFDLTISIMIAEIAVFVIEDIERPIYDGFVPMATLVLIQVLVAQLSLKSRKLRLLVDGKPSILISDGKLHRGEMRKQRYNIDDLLLQLRGQNIDSPADVEFAILETSGQLTVIEKNKGVSSSNQTGNSSSSAEQKEQNSGGQESSGGSDKSDKSNKSDNSKKSGKSDSSGKVKLPKHKIRYEGLPIPLIMDGKVQDGNLEMIGKNRFWLRTQIRQKGVSDFRDVFLCSIDHKGQIYIDPISRR
- a CDS encoding TIGR04086 family membrane protein; translation: MSLIRRLFSWKISSPVLSGLCRSFLWMLLGAFVLSLLLWGSGLQEQDLTMYTYIVHGIAAAFGGLTAGSRASSKGWYQGGLTGAFYGLIVLLIGFLALDSAPEGIDFLWVLAAAGIGALGGIFGVNLQKS